Proteins from a single region of Gossypium arboreum isolate Shixiya-1 chromosome 1, ASM2569848v2, whole genome shotgun sequence:
- the LOC128280832 gene encoding putative receptor-like protein kinase At3g47110 — MWSFNYLSSNLSSAFVGNLINTQNQMGNTFLNLALLIIFHFSMPTFSMKLTTILTDQSALLALKDHVIRDPENVLTTNWSASSPVCNWFGVSCGSKHRRVTALDLTGLGFVGTLPPHLGNLSFLSLLYVSNNSFYGGLPVQLSNLRRLKYLSFGNNSFSGEIPLWLGSLTELRKLFLYQNNFKGVIPFYLGYLSKLEILSLYENQVSGSIPSSIFNISSLQKIDLSDNMLSGSIPSVPRALLSLELIDFSSNNLSGHIPKDMFDHLPNLKELFLSLNLLSGRIPASLFKCKELQLLSLVYNQMEGSLPIEIGNLSMLQYIYIGRNHFEGHTCLLTIF, encoded by the coding sequence ATGTGGTCATTCAATTATCTGTCTAGCAACCTCAGTTCTGCCTTTGTTGGTAACTTGATAAACACCCAAAATCAAATGGGAAATACTTTCCTCAACTTAGCTCTTCTTATCATCTTCCATTTTTCTATGCCTACTTTCTCTATGAAATTAACCACCATACTTACAGATCAATCAGCTCTTCTAGCACTAAAAGATCATGTTATTCGTGATCCTGAAAATGTCTTGACAACTAACTGGTCAGCCTCTTCCCCCGTTTGCAACTGGTTTGGTGTAAGTTGTGGATCCAAGCACCGTAGAGTCACAGCTCTAGACCTTACTGGGTTGGGATTCGTAGGCACCCTTCCACCTCACTTGGGAAATTTGTCATTCCTTTCTCTTCTTTATGTCTCAAATAATAGTTTCTATGGCGGATTACCTGTCCAGTTATCCAATTTGCGACGGCTGAAATATTTAAGCTTTGGTAACAACTCCTTCAGTGGAGAAATCCCATTATGGTTGGGATCATTAACTGAACTTCGAAAGTTGTTTTTGTACCAAAACAACTTCAAAGGTGTTATTCCATTCTATTTAGGCTATTTGTCAAAGCTAGAGATTTTGAGCTTGTATGAAAACCAGGTTTCAGGTTCAATACCCTCCTCTATCTTCAATATATCTTCGTTGCAAAAGATTGATCTAAGCGATAATATGCTCTCTGGTTCCATACCCTCTGTTCCACGTGCTTTGCTTTCGCTAGAATTGATTGATTTCTCCTCCAATAATCTCAGTGGTCATATCCCAAAAGATATGTTTGATCACCTTCCAAATTTGAAAGAATTGTTCTTGAGTCTTAACCTGCTTTCTGGTAGAATTCCTGCCAGTCTATTCAAGTGCAAAGAGTTACAATTGTTATCTTTAGTGTATAACCAAATGGAGGGGAGCCTACCAATAGAAATTGGGAATTTGAGTATGCTTCAATACATCTATATTGGTCGGAACCACTTTGAAGGTCATACATGCTTGCTAACCATTTTTTAA
- the LOC108481249 gene encoding receptor kinase-like protein Xa21: MAGIIPREIGNLKNLQLLNLDLNNIAGSIPPQVFNISTLSVISLDTNQLSGHLPSNMGLFLPNLEELYLGDNYLVGSIPIYISNASQLTLLDMSNNYFSGSIPDNLGNLRNLKLLTVENNSLTSSEMSFLFSLTNCRVLENFLFGSNPFISSELPRVVGNLSSSLELFSAYSCNIRGSIPSEIGNLSHLINIELGGNQLIGQIPTTIGGLEELQSLSLVYNKLEGSIPSELCHLNKLAFLFLANNKLSGPIPACLGDLTSLRQLFLDSNMFSSSIPSTLTRLNYLLILYLSSNSLSGPLPTDIGKWKVLTSLDLSNNQFSGDIPTGVADLKDLTHFSLTNNRIMGSIPESFDELLSLEFLDLSRNNLSGEIPKSLKKLRYLKYFNVSFNRLEGEIPKGGPFGNYTIESFKGNEALCGAARLHVPNCKTRPLRNSKAKPKLKLIIYVALPIASTILVVALIIIILHNKRKDKLPTQEDMIPLGTWRRFSYHELRQATDGFNDSRLLGNGSYGSVFQGTLQDGMLIAVKVFKLELEGAFKSFDVECDVLRNTRHRNLVKVISSCSNDLNFKALVLEFMPNGSLDKWLYSNNQYLDILQRLNIMIDVASALEYLHHGNATPVVHCDLKPNNVLLNEDMVAHLSDFGIAKLLCEDVSMIQTMTMATFGYMAPEYGIQGIVSTKGDVYSFGILLMEIITRKKPTDEMFEGERSLKSWVIESISSSRNQVVDPKLLSTTGREHLKVKNCALSILQVGLECSAELPNERLHMEEVVTKLKKIKVKLLRDMRRFR; encoded by the exons ATGGCAGGTATAATACCACGTGAGATTGGCAACCTAAAGAATCTACAATTGTTGAATTTGGACCTTAACAATATTGCTGGTTCTATTCCTCCACAAGTATTTAATATTTCAACTCTAAGCGTGATTTCTTTGGATACAAATCAGCTCTCTGGCCATCTTCCATCAAACATGGGCCTTTTCCTTCCAAACCTGGAGGAATTATATCTTGGTGACAATTATCTTGTCGGCTCGATCCCAATATATATTTCCAATGCCTCTCAGCTTACTCTTCTTGACATGTCTAATAATTACTTTTCAGGTTCCATTCCTGATAATCTGGGCAATCTAAGAAATTTAAAGCTTCTCACCGTGGAGAATAATAGTTTAACTTCCTCAGAAATgagctttctcttttctttgacaAACTGTAGAGTCTTGGAGAACTTTCTTTTCGGTAGCAACCCATTTATTAGTAGTGAACTTCCAAGAGTGGTAGGAAATCTCTCAAGTTCTCTTGAACTGTTCTCTGCTTATTCATGCAACATCAGGGGTAGCATCCCCAGTGAAATTGGAAACTTAAGTCACTTGATAAACATTGAGCTAGGAGGCAATCAATTGATAGGACAGATTCCTACTACAATTGGAGGATTGGAAGAGTTGCAAAGTCTTTCTCTTGTGTACAATAAGTTAGAAGGATCCATCCCATCTGAGTTATGTCATCTAAACAAATTGGCTTTCTTGTTCTTGGCCAATAACAAATTGTCTGGACCAATACCTGCTTGCTTAGGTGATCTCACTTCATTAAGGCAACTATTTCTAGACTCCAATATGTTTTCCTCCTCAATACCTTCCACATTGACAAGGCTTAACTATCTCCTCATCCTATACTTGTCTTCAAATTCTCTAAGTGGTCCACTACCAACTGACATTGGAAAATGGAAAGTTTTGACTAGTTTGGATTTGTCGAACAATCAGTTCTCAGGTGATATCCCAACTGGAGTTGCAGATCTCAAGGACCTCACTCATTTTTCCTTAACCAATAATAGGATCATGGGTTCTATTCCTGAGTCTTTTGATGAATTGTTGAGTTTGGAGTTCTTGGACTTGTCAAGAAATAATCTATCTGGAGAGATTCCCAAATCCTTAAAGAAACTCCGTTATCTCAAATATTTCAATGTCTCTTTTAATAGACTTGAAGGAGAAATTCCTAAAGGAGGACCATTTGGAAACTACACAATCGAATCATTTAAGGGTAATGAAGCCTTGTGTGGTGCAGCTCGCCTTCATGTTCCAAACTGCAAAACAAGACCTCTTAGAAATTCCAAGGCAAAACCTAAGCTGAAGCTCATAATATATGTAGCTCTGCCAATTGCCTCCACAATTTTGGTTGTGGCTCTAATAATCATTATCTTGCATAACAAGAGGAAAGACAAATTGCCAACTCAAGAAGACATGATACCTTTAGGAACATGGAGACGGTTTTCATACCACGAGCTTCGTCAAGCTACTGATGGATTCAATGATAGTAGGTTGCTTGGTAATGGAAGTTATGGTTCAGTATTCCAAGGGACTCTCCAGGATGGGATGCTAATTGCGGTAAAGGTCTTCAAGTTAGAGTTAGAAGGAGCTTTTAAGAGCTTTGATGTTGAATGTGATGTTCTCCGCAACACTCGTCACAGAAATTTAGTCAAAGTAATAAGCAGTTGCTCTAATGATCTTAATTTCAAAGCGTTGGTGcttgagttcatgcctaatgggAGTCTTGATAAATGGTTGTATTCCAACAACCAATATTTGGATATCCTACAAAGGTTGAACATAATGATAGATGTTGCATCTGCATTGGAATATCTCCACCATGGTAATGCAACACCCGTGGTTCACTGTGATTTAAAACCCAACAATGTTCTATTAAATGAAGATATGGTTGCTCATTTGAGTGATTTTGGCATCGCAAAACTCTTATGTGAAGATGTTTCAATGATACAAACCATGACAATGGCAACATTTGGATATATGGCACCAG AATATGGAATCCAAGGAATTGTTTCGACAAAAGGTGATGTGTATAGCTTTGGTATTCTTTTGATGGAAATCATTACAAGAAAAAAGCCCACAGATGAAATGTTTGAAGGAGAAAGAAGCTTGAAAAGTTGGGTGATAGAGTCGATATCATCTTCGCGAAATCAAGTTGTAGATCCCAAGTTGTTGAGCACTACTGGAAGGGAACATTTAAAAGTAAAGAATTGTGCCTTATCCATTTTGCAAGTTGGCTTAGAATGTTCTGCTGAGTTACCAAATGAGAGGCTTCACATGGAAGAGGTTGTTACAAAGTTAAAGAAGATCAAAGTAAAGTTATTAAGGGATATGCGACGCTTTCGATGA